CTGCGGTGTAGATCAAAATCCGATCCGCACCGCAAGAGGTCGACGTGATCACGTCAACCCTGACGCAGCACTAGTACGAGTCGGCGCGGGCGGGGGCCAAGGTACTTGAGGTGACATGGGCGCTCGGTCACGAGCCGTCGTGGGCCAGCCACGCCGTTGCATTGAGAATCAAGACCCTGTCATCGGTCTCGCCCCAACCGTTGTAAAGCGTCGCGCTGCAGGTAGAAGAGGTGCCGTCCTCCTCGGGGCTCGAGTCACCCACGAGCACCAGGCGCCCGCCGGAGGTCAGAGTTGACAACACCATCATCCCGCCGGCGCTGGAGTTGATGGCCACCTGCGCATTGGAGCCAGTGACCGAAACGGTCGACCCTGAGTGGTAGGTGAGTTGACTCCCGCTCCCGAAGGGACCGGTGCCGATGTTCGCCGCGAGAGATGTCGACACCACCGTTCCGACCAGACCGCTACCTCCCACGTTGGTGTTGTCGCATGCGGCGCCAAATGCCGAACCGGCAGTGGTGAGGAAGTCGCTGATGACCTGTGTGGCCTCCGTGCAACTGCCACACCGAACCGCACCGGAGTGATCGGAGATGAGGAAGATGCCGCCTCCCGCATTGGCGAAGCTCATCAGCGCCGCCTGCTCTTGGCTGGAGAAGACGATCTCCGGTTCATCGGAGACGAACACGTCCACCTGGCTCAGGTCGCCGGCGCCACCCTGGCCCCAGTTCAGGGTGGTTCCCTGGGGAAGCTGGGTCACCGCATAGCGGCCACTTTGATAGAGGTCGAAGCCCCACGCGCTGATGCCCCCGCTCCAGCTGGTCTCCGATGTCGGGTTCGACGGCTGAGGATTGGGCGCGCTGGAATCGACGATCCAACAGGCATTGCCGGCGACCTGCTCGTGCGCCGCGTCGAACATCACCCGGTAGAGCCCCGTATGCCCGGTGCCGCCCGTCGTACCCGTCGACGAGGCCGTGGTGCCACTCCCGGAGGTCGTTCCGCTGGATGCCCCGGAGGCCGAGCCCGTCCCGGTGGTGCTGGCGGAAGACCCCGAGCAGTTGGCGGGAGGCGCGACGCAACGGTTCTGGCCGAGGTCGCAGAAGTAGCCGTTGTAGCAACCGTTCGCAGCGCAGATGTGGCCGTTCCCGCAGGGACACGACGCAGGCGTGCTCGGGTCCGCGTAGCCGGGGCAGCTCACGCCCGACGTCCCGCTCGAAGCGGACGTGCCTGAAGTCGACGTCGAGGACGTTCCGCTCATGGAGGTTGTCGAGGACGTTCCGATCGTGGAGACGGTCGAGCCCGGCCCCGAGGTCGAAGCGCCCGTCGAGCCCGCCCCGGAAGTTGTAGCGGCCGAACCACCCTCGCACGTCAAGCTCGCTGGGTAGCAGACGGTCTGCTGGCTCGTCGTCGAGACGCACGACTCCCCGGAGCTGCAGTTCGCTTGGTTTGCGCACATCGGCGCGCAGTGGCCATTCCCAGACGATTCAATCACGCAGAGCGCCGCGCCTGTCGGACCGCAGTCAGCGTCGGTCGCGCAGCTGGTACACGTGGATTGGAGCGCGACGCCCGACGAGGTCGACCCTGCACCGGTCGTGGAGCCCGCGCTGCTTCCAGCAGTCCCACCCATGCTCGCGCCGGCGGTCGAGGCGCTGGGGGATGAGACGCACCCGGCTTGTCCAAAGATGCCGAGCAGGACGATGCCGCGCAGAAACCCGGCGGCTTTCATCAATTCGGCCCCACCGACCACTGGTCCTGCAAGGACCCGCTGGCCACGTCGTAGATGCTCACCTGCAGCTGGCCGTTGGAGAGCTGGTCGATCATCCCGTAGCCGTTGAAGGTGCCAGAGGAGATCAGCGGCGCCCCGCCGTTCCCGAGCACCAGGTCGCGGCCGCTGTCGGTGGTCTGGTGCTCGTACTTGTGAGCGTGGCCGGTCAGCAGCAGCGCGAACTTGTGCTGGCGGATGATCGACATGATCGTCGAGTTCGCCGCCACCGACGAGTCTCCCTCGGGGTGGTGCTTGGCGATGATGGTGTACTTCGCGTTGCTGTCGGCGGTGGCAAGCGTGTTCTGCAGCCACGTCTGCTGAGCGTTGTCGAAGCTGTTGTCGGCCACGAACACGAACGTGGCCAGGCCGAGCGAGGTCTGGATGTTCACGCTGTAGTACGGCGTGCTGGAGATGTTGGAGATGGCCGCGAGGAACGCTTGGAAGTTCACGTTCGACGAGCCCGTGGGGCAGTAGCCGCTGCCCGAGCCCATGCACTCGTGGTTGCCCTCAGTCATGAACCAGGTGCCGCCGAAGTGCTGCGTGCCCTGTACGAAGAGGCTCATCTGCTGGTTGGCGATCGATGCGTCGTTGTTGCAGACGTACATGTGATCGCCGAGGTCGAGCGCGAACTGCGCGCCCGCGGCCTTCTCCGCATCTCCGATGCTGTTGATGATCGCGGTGGGGTAGCCCGCGGTGTCCTCGCAGCTCGGCGGGCGCGTGTCGCCGCTGATGGCGAAGTGCAGGAGGCTCACCGAGCCACCGTGCGGACCGACGCCGGTCCCCGTCGTGCCGCCCGAGGAGGAGGTCCCGCTCGTCCCCGCGGTGCCGGTGGTGAACGAGCCGGTGGTCCCCGTGGTGCTGCTGCTGGTACTGGTGCTGGTGCTGCTGTTTCCCGAGCAACTCGACGGCGGCGCCACACACTTGTTATCGCTGAGCCGGCAGTACCAACCGCCGTAGCAGTTGTTCGCGCCGCAAGTGTGGCCGCTGGAGCAATTGCAGGGAGCGGGCGTATTGGGATCGGCGTATCCGGGGCAGCTGCTGCCTGAGGAGCCGCCCGAGGAGCCGGTGGTGGAGCTCGCCGTGGTCGAGCTGCCGGTGGTGGTGCCCTGCGTGCCGCCCGACGTGGTCCCCGAGGTCAGGGAGACGCCGGTGGTCGAGGTGCTCGGTCCGCCGGTGGTTGCCCCAGTGGTCCCGTTGCTGGTCGTTCCACCGGTGGTCGTGGCGCCGTTGGAGGTGGCGCCCGCCGACGTGGCCCCGGTGCTGGTGGTGTCGGGGTTGTAGCCCTGGCAGGTCTGCGTGCTCGGGTAGCAGACCTTCACCGACGAGCTCGTGCCGAGGCAGCTCGCGCCGGGGCCGCAGTCCGCGTCGGTGCTGCACACGGGCGCGCAGTGGCCACCGGGAAGCACGTTCTCGGAAATGCACGACGCGACACCCACTTCACCACAGTCGGTGTCGACGACGCAGGGATCGCACATGGCCTTTGAGCCGCCGGTGCTGCCTGTGGTGGAGCTGGTCGTGGCGGGGGTGATGGGCGTGACCGATGCCGTGGTGGGCGTGCATGCCATGAACGGCACAGCCATCAACCCAGCGGCAAGGAAGAGCTTCGCAGTGGTTCGCATCGGTGTGCCT
This genomic stretch from Deltaproteobacteria bacterium harbors:
- a CDS encoding metallophosphoesterase, whose protein sequence is MRTTAKLFLAAGLMAVPFMACTPTTASVTPITPATTSSTTGSTGGSKAMCDPCVVDTDCGEVGVASCISENVLPGGHCAPVCSTDADCGPGASCLGTSSSVKVCYPSTQTCQGYNPDTTSTGATSAGATSNGATTTGGTTSNGTTGATTGGPSTSTTGVSLTSGTTSGGTQGTTTGSSTTASSTTGSSGGSSGSSCPGYADPNTPAPCNCSSGHTCGANNCYGGWYCRLSDNKCVAPPSSCSGNSSTSTSTSSSTTGTTGSFTTGTAGTSGTSSSGGTTGTGVGPHGGSVSLLHFAISGDTRPPSCEDTAGYPTAIINSIGDAEKAAGAQFALDLGDHMYVCNNDASIANQQMSLFVQGTQHFGGTWFMTEGNHECMGSGSGYCPTGSSNVNFQAFLAAISNISSTPYYSVNIQTSLGLATFVFVADNSFDNAQQTWLQNTLATADSNAKYTIIAKHHPEGDSSVAANSTIMSIIRQHKFALLLTGHAHKYEHQTTDSGRDLVLGNGGAPLISSGTFNGYGMIDQLSNGQLQVSIYDVASGSLQDQWSVGPN